The following DNA comes from Fusarium fujikuroi IMI 58289 draft genome, chromosome FFUJ_chr03.
GCTGCGCAAAGTATCTGACAATATTAGCACGATCGACAGAAGTGAACTAGTCAACAGTTGCTCACTTTTGAATATCCCATGGCACCTCATGCTTTCCTTGATAGTGGTGACAACTATCAGTTAGAGGCAGCTCTTCAGCGGGCTTCATAGAGTACTCGGAGTCGTCCAGCGACAATTCTACCCCTGAACTACTCATGTCTTGATTCAAAGAATAGTACGAGTAGGTTTTGTATTAAGCGCTAGCAGCCATTCTTTCTCAAAAGTTGAATGTATTGACTTGCCATGAGCAAGTCGAAGAGCTCAAAGGTTGAAATTGAGCACGAGGCTGACGATGAGCTCCCCACAGTATGCCCCACATGAAGACTAGTGGGCTTGGCACAGACGCCATCGCTGCAAGGCTGCCAACTGTAATAGTGACAGCTTGCGATTGCTCGATCTGCCCTTGACATGCTTCCATCTGATACAGTACTAAACACATCAGCCCCTCTTGATCCCCAGCAATAATAGACACACACAGATCTGGAGAAAAAGTCATCGAAGCAATGTTTAATGCGCTAAACCGCTTCATCTCGCGCCTGGACGGAGATGTCCAGCAGCAGAGGCAACAAGAGCGAGGCTCCTTCGGCTTCCAGGTGCTGCGCAATACCAACCTGGAGCTTGCTATCGAACCCTGGTTCGACTTTATTGTTGGAATCAATGGTAGACCTATTGTATGTCGGCTCATTCTAGGCACTCTAAGCTCCTTATCGCTAACAAGTAGTCTAGGAGGACCCCGAACCAGCCTTGTTCAGCCAGGAAGTGAGAAACTGCGCGGGCAGCACAGTTACCTTGGGATTATGGAATGCAAAAGTAAACTATTAACTTTGTGCCTTCTGAACTCTCCTACTGACAACTATTAGGGCCAAAGAACGAGAGAAATCCATGCGCCTGTTGCATTAGATACTGCATCCCTCGGTCTTTCGCTCCAATACGCTCCGCTGGCCCTTGCTGCTAACATCTGGCACGTTCTCGATGTCCCCGCCAACTCCCCCGCCGATGCCGCCGGTCTTCTGCCATATAGTGACTATATCCTCGGTAGTCCTGAGGGTGCGTTATATGGCGAGGGTGGCCTGGGCGAGCTCGTCGAGGACTTTATCGGACGGCCGATGCGAATCTGGGTCTACAACAACGAATACAATGTCACCAGAGAAGTCACAATACAGCCTAGCAGGGATTGGGGTGGCCAAGGAGCGCTGGGTTGCGTGCTTGGATACGGAGCCCTTCACAGGATACCTCCTCCTCTGAGCGAGCCCGTTGATGCCCCTGGCGAGACGATGTTCGATGGAGCCACCAATGAGAAGAGCGAGGACGCATTTACTCCCGCGGTAGGTGGCTCGGAGCCCGCCCCTCCAGCAGGAGACTTTTTGGTGCCTGCACAGATGATAGGTGATGCTCCGGTGAGTGCACCGCCGAGGGGagctgggaagaagaaggaacgCCATGGCCACAATCCCAACAGGCTGATGGATGATTACTttaaagaggaggaagagaagagtcgGGCTGTGGACAATGCACCTTCGGCTAGGAACTCACCAGCCcctcccccacccaaaggcGGTCCTCCAAGGGACTCACCAAAGCCAGAGACTCAGGCCAGTGGTGGTGAAGCAGAATGAGATTATGGCAAGATAGCACATGTGAATGATTCCCCTTGCTGATTGTTCTATTTCCCGATCTATTGGTCAAACTTTTAAAGAATTTCGTGATTTGCCGTCTTTTATCGTACACTGCTTGATGGGTCCGATGTAGCCCTCAAGAGGTCCCTATCCCACCAGGGTCACAATATTCAACTAGCCGTCtagttgatgaagttgatggcgAAGAAATGCAGGATCAAGCTGCAGACGATGTAGTCGGCGAAAGCCCTGGAGAAAGTTAGTGTTGGGCCTCCTTTATAAACCCGAGTTCGACAAACCTTTCGGGGGATACTGAAGGGCAATCgttcttgacagcctcatTTGTTTGAAGTCGTAGCGAAGCTGGATATCATTAGCCATAATCTTTCGAGGCCGTCGGTCGTCGGTTGTCGTAACATACCAGTCAAGACGAACTGCCCAACCGTCACACAGAAGCCGGACAGGAAAGCGTTGAAGGGCTAAGAAGCATTAGAAATCGATAAACTATTACAGATTCATAGGTAAAGACGCACGAAGGTGCCAGCGAGGGCGCAGTTGATGAATTGGAGAACACCGACGACAACAAGGAAGACCATAAAAGCGTCAACCAACTTGATGCGCTGAGGAGTATTGTTGACGTAGTGATTGTAGAGGTTCTGGACTACCTTGTCCCACTGAACTTCGCCCTTGATTTCGTTCTTGGCGATAGTGACGGGCTtgggctgaggctgaggaggaactgAACCagcgctggtggtgctggccTGAGTTGTAGCAGCGGCCGAGGGGGTGATATCGCGGACGTTCTTCTTAGCCGCCATTGTTGTAATTCGGGAGGGTCTGTTGGATGAGTTGGGCTGTTTGCTCGGTGTATGAGTTTCTTTCGATATTATGAAgctttggtgatggttgATTCGTAGTGTTTGACGTACGtacgttggtgttggtggatTTGGTTAGTTCAAAGTGCAGCAGGAGAGCTTCCTCTGGACACGAAAGCTCCAAGGTGAACTGAAGGTGATTGGTTCACAAAAAGCCAAGAATCCGGGGGTTAGACCCACGCTCACCACGAACTGCGAGGTACGTACCTCGAATATGTCGTCAATGGCCGAGGGCTCCGCAGCTTCGTCTTAGACATAAAAGAACAAGTTGCTGTTTCATCTTGAAAGTTCACAAATTTATTGAGAGAACAGGTAGTAAGGATACAAGCAATACAATGGTTAGTCATGAGCCCTATAACAGCCTTAACCAGCTCGTTGGCTAACAAGTTTAGGCCACCGTCAATTACCacgatcttgagcttcccgCCTACATCCTCGGCGCTCTGACCGCAGGAGGCGGTATCATGGGATACGCGCGCACACGATCTGTTCCTTCAATCGTTGCTGGCTGCGCTGTTGGATTCTTATGTAAGTCCCAATATTACCTCCCTTGTCTTCCTCGTAGCGTGTCAACGTGTTAACAACTTGCTTGTAGATGCTCTTGGTGGCTATCGCATTCAGAATGACCAGCCTTATGGAGTCGAGCTTGGTCTTTTAGCCTCCGTCGTGCTTGGGGGATCTGCTTTCCCCCGAGCCCTTCGTCTGAGGAAACCGGTTCCAATTCTTCTCAGTGTCATTTCAGCATTTGGCCTCTTCACCTATGGTTCTGCTCTTCGAAGGAAGGCCTGAGACAGCTGTCAGATGATGGTAGCTTAGTCAAAGTAATTATACGATACAATAGAACCACTTGTTCTGGATCGATGGACTGGCaaagggaggaaagaaaacaaaggacctcaatcctaaatgacaaaaagacttaggtaatatagcctaagcttaggataacttttgctaggtttattttgataccttACATTAaggtttgctgttttcttgccccccaAAGACTGGCTATCTGGAACTGTTCCGACTCAGTGTGAGACATCGATATAGTGTTGTGATATGCTTAACACCAGAACCCGGACCACTTCCCTCGATTGACATATGATATGAGAAAGCGCTTTAAATGCAATTCTATCGATATAGTGTATTATTAAGCGATCACTATAGAATTCTGGTAGGGTTTAGGTCAGGCTCCTCCTTATAGTAAGAAGATAGGAATAAACGGCTTCAAAAAGCGTCAAAGTAGAATCTTACAAGGCATGAAGTTCTTCTCTC
Coding sequences within:
- a CDS encoding GRH1-like protein, encoding MFNALNRFISRLDGDVQQQRQQERGSFGFQVLRNTNLELAIEPWFDFIVGINGRPIEDPEPALFSQEVRNCAGSTVTLGLWNAKGQRTREIHAPVALDTASLGLSLQYAPLALAANIWHVLDVPANSPADAAGLLPYSDYILGSPEGALYGEGGLGELVEDFIGRPMRIWVYNNEYNVTREVTIQPSRDWGGQGALGCVLGYGALHRIPPPLSEPVDAPGETMFDGATNEKSEDAFTPAVGGSEPAPPAGDFLVPAQMIGDAPVSAPPRGAGKKKERHGHNPNRLMDDYFKEEEEKSRAVDNAPSARNSPAPPPPKGGPPRDSPKPETQASGGEAE
- a CDS encoding related to apoptotic cell death regulator DAD1 gives rise to the protein MAAKKNVRDITPSAAATTQASTTSAGSVPPQPQPKPVTIAKNEIKGEVQWDKVVQNLYNHYVNNTPQRIKLVDAFMVFLVVVGVLQFINCALAGTFPFNAFLSGFCVTVGQFVLTASLRLQTNEAVKNDCPSVSPERAFADYIVCSLILHFFAINFIN